A region of the Melospiza melodia melodia isolate bMelMel2 chromosome 29, bMelMel2.pri, whole genome shotgun sequence genome:
gcagcagataatcaatgtttacatttttttcctgaggcctccagcttctcaggaagaaaactcctaaggaaaggctttttcatgaaagatgtctgaCACCCCTGCACTTTCCCAGCTGGTTTCCCTGCTGCAGTGAGCACTCAGGAGCTTCCCAGCTGGCGTGGGGCACTCAGGTGGCGTGGACAGTGCTCAGAGGAGCGAGCTCTGCACTCACATCCCATCAATTGCTCTTTCCTTCCTACAGAGACCACGATCAAGCAGCTGGATCCCTACGACATGGACGAGCTGGAGAAGCTTGCAGCTGAGTGAGGAGCAGGGATTCGTTCTCCCAAATCCAAGTTGTAGTTCTAAACAGGAGGAAAAGTTACAGGGGAAGACTTCCCGGTTCTCTTGTATTCTGAAGCTGTTGAGTTCTGTTGTGTTGCCTGAGGAGAGGCTGGAGCGAACCTTGTCTCGCTAGGTGGCAGCAGGAATCCACTGCTGCCATCCCAGATCCCGGGGCAAAATCCGAGTGTTCAGGGTCCCGGCAGTGCAGGAGAGAGGTTGGACCCCCGGGGGTTCCAGAATCCAAGTGTTCAGGATCCCATCGGTGAGAGAGAGAGGTTGGACCCCAGGGGTCTGGAACCCAAATGTTCGGGGTCCCAGCAGTGTGAGGACAGAAGTTGGACTCAGGAAGTGGGCTGTGTTTGTGCCTTTGTTAATCTTTAATAAATGAAATTGTTTGTAATCACCAGGGTGGCTCCTTCTTTACCAGAATCCTCTGAAATATATCAACCCTTGCAGGTGAGGTTTGATTAGGTCAGTGTTGACAATGGTGTCATTTATTGGGTTGGCTACTGCACCCTGCTTTCCTCATCCAGATTTCTATCCAAACCCAACCTGGACAGGCACAAAAAGTGATCAAAACGTGATGAGAGTGCAGCCAGAGGTGGAAGCAGGACCTGGTGGTAGCAGGAGAGTGCCTGGCCCTGGCTCTGCAGTTCCTTGCCACCAGCTTTAACCCTTTGGGGCATTTCAAGCCTCTTTGTGGAGAGTACACACATTTAGTATTAACAGTGTGGTTTTGGTAATTCTAATTAAAGGATCAGTGAGGGAGATGGGAGATGCAAGGTAGTTTTCCAGGCTCTGCTGGGTGTTCCCTGATCCCCCTCACCACgtgcacccccaaatcccccctggctTGCTCCAGCCCCCTGGCATTGCGTTACGGCACAGCCGCCCCTATCAATGTTTGATGGTCTGGGGCGTTGCAGACAGTGGGAGATGAAATATCAAACCTTGCTCCTTGCCTGGCTTCCCCAGCTCCAAACCCCCCAGCTTTGATCACAGGGGAGTGGCAGTTTATTTTCCCCTCCTTTAGCCAAAAAAAATATTGTGTGTGGAAGAGAGGACACTCGGATTAAATTCTCACGTGGGGGGAATGCAAGGATGCTGCCATTGCCACAGCAAGTGCGCCGCTCCTCAGCCCTGAGATTGCAGGGGCCCCGGCAGCAGTGGCGTCGGGTTCCCCCTGTGCTGGCAGGTTGATAAATAATTAACAGTTAATCAGGGCTGGGCTTAATTACCCGGGGGTAACCGGAGAGCAGCTCGTGCCGGAGAGCGCAGCGCTGCTTCGGCGTGCGGTGCTGGACATGGCGCCATGGAGCGCGGCCGGGCACCGCCGTGGAGGGGGCCCTGGATCCTGGTGCTGCTGCCGGCGCTGGCGGGGGGTGAGCACCGACCCGTCCCTGCATTTCCCGGGTGGGGGCGAGCGGGGGCCTGACGGAGAcgctgccccgggcagggcagcCGCTGGCGGCCGGCGAGGCGGCCTACGAGGAATGGCGGGCGACGGGCGTGCGAGGCCGGGCCGTGGAGCTGAGCTGTGGGcccgcggccgcggccccgccggccgTGGTGTTCTGGAGCTTCACGCCGCAGGGCGAGGGGCTCCCGCGGGCCGTGGCCGTGGGCTCGGGCAGGGAGGTGGCCGTGGCCCCCGGCACGGGGACGCTGGGCCGGGTGACGCTGCGCAACGGGACGCTGGAGCTGCGGGAGCTGCGCGTGGCCGCCCAGGGCCGCttcctctgccaggggctcttcCCAGAGCGGGGCCGGCTCCGTGTGGGCTATGCCGCCGTCCTCCTGCGTGTCCTGGGTAAGTCCCTGGCTGTGGCCAGCCTGGGGGAACctgctggccagcagcagccagcatcACACTCTCCTAGATCGTGGCCAAGCCCAGTCCCTTGCCCAGTGGCCAACAGAGCCATCCACTGGCCAACAAACACCCCCTAGCCAACAAAGGGCTCCACAAGTCCATAAAGTATAGCACAAGCCAGCAAAGTGCGCCAGTAGCCAATGCAGGGTCCCACTAGCCAGCCTGGTGGTTCGCTAGCAACTGTAGTACCCCATTCACCAACCAGGCACCCCACTAGTTAGTGGAGTACCCTACTTGCCAATGTAGTCTGTCTCTAGCCAGCAAAGCATCCTACTAGCCAACATAACACACCACTAGCCAATATAGCATCCCATCAGCCAAGGTTGCTCAACGCAAGCCAACATAGCACTcatcagccagcccagagcagagctcaccaTCAGCCACCAAACCTCCATTGCCTCCTAGTGCAGGCCCTTATGAGCCAACATAGCAGCCCACTAAGCCACCCTCATTTCCTTGCCCTGGCTACCCAAGCATCCCACCACCCCAAACTGGTCCCAGTAGCTCCCCCAGCCCATGCCCACAGCCAGGGTGCCCCTCACTAGCCTGCAGGTGTCCTCACTACCATTCCACTGGCTGCTGTGGCACTTCCTGGCCAAACAATCTGTCTGGGTGGGGGGCATGGGTGGTTCCCGGGGCGTTCTGCTGTCTGTGGGGCCGCTCACACTCGGTGCCCCCAGTGCCCGTGTCCAAGCCCTTCGTGCGGCcgacggcggcggcggcagcggaggGGGCGGCCGTGGCCCTGATGTGCACCGTGCGGGAGGGGACGGAGCCGCTGAGCTTCTCCTGGCAGCACCAGGAGCCCCGGGGGGgtccctccgtgtcccctgcggggctggggggctccagggcggagctgcagctgacaCCCGCCAACCGCAGCCACACGGGCTGGTACATCTGCACCGCGAGCAACGAGGTCAACAACCGCAGCAGCGACCCCGTCTACCTGGACATCGTCTGTGAGTGCCCTGGGTGCCACCCACCTTGGGGGGCCTCAGCCACCAGCTGGGGGGCATCTTCAGGTCTGGGGCCATCCATGGCATCTTCAGGGCTGGGGCCATCCATGGCATCTTCAGGGCTGGGGCCATCCATGGCATGTATGTGGCCACCACAATGCTCTGTGGTTTGCCCATGGCCACTGAGCACGCTGCCACCATGGTATGTCCATAGCTATCATGGAACGTCCATGGACATCACCGTGATGCCTCTGTGGCCACCACTATGTCTCTGTGGCCACCAGGGTATGGCTCGTTGCTTTGATGTATTCATGGCCGTCACTGGCATAATGCCTCTCCAGCCACCATGGCCACTGTGTGTGCTGCCACCACAATGCAGCCGTGGCCACTGTGTGTCATGGTGTGCTCACAGCCCTCATGGTGCACCCTTTCTAAGTGGCCTTTGCTGCCCTTCCCACCAGAGGGAGGAAGCCCAGGgagggctgtgtcccctctgtggggctgtccctgcctgaaGGGCCCTGTGTCCCCGCAGATGGCCCCGATGAGCCGGCCATCCGTGTGGAGCCCTTCTCCCCAGAGCAGGGGGGCTTCTCGGCGGGCGAGCGGGAGGACGTGGTGCTGAGCTGCCTGGCTCCCTCCAACCCCCCCAGCCGCTATGTCTGGCTGCACAACGGCTCCCAGGTGCACGTCGGCCAGACCTACGTGATCACCGCCATCGCCCGTGCCCAGGCGGGCACTTACACCTGCCTGGCCGAGAACAGCCACCTGCAGACGCGCACCCAGGCCACCATCGTCCTCACTGTGTACTGTGAGTAACCCCGGCGGGGCCCTGGGTCCCCACAGGGCGAGCCGGACCAGCGCAGCTCCCTGGTGAGGATGTGGGAGGGcgggtggggctgggggagcccacgCTGCCCCCCAGTGCCCATGGTCTCCTGCAGATCCGCCCGCCGGGAGCCCCAGCTGCTCCGCCCTGGCCTCCGATGACCAGCGGGATGTGGCCCTGCGGTGCCGCTGGCTGGGGGGCTTCCCCCCGGCCCGGCTGCGCTGGGTGGGcccccaggaggaggaggaggaggaagaggggttgATGGGGACCAGCTTTTCCATGGCCACCAGGATCCAGtcaggggcagccaccaggaacggcagctccttctcctgcctggcCTCCCACCCCGCgctgcccctgggggctgcatgTGGGACCACCCTGTGTGAGTGACAGTGGCCCCATTGCCCCCCAGCCCCCTTTGTGACCCCCTGGTGTCACCCGGGCCGTGGCCAAACCACGGATGGGCACTCCAGGGTGCTGCTGCCTTTCCTGGGACCTTCAGCCCCTCCAGCTTGCTCCAAAACGGGGACGCTGTGGCACGGCCGGGATTGCCGAACCCCCCTCACCCTGGGGTGGGGGTATCTCCTTTTTGGGGTGCTTTGGCCCAGCGTGGCGGTGCCCCGCTCCGACAGCGCTCCGTCCCGCAGGGGTCCCGtcgggcagccccagctgtgcggCGGCGGCCACCAAGGGGGACGAGTTCGTGATGCTGCGGTGCCGCTGGGCGGGGGGCGCGCCGCTCGTCACCCTGCGCTGGCGGGACAGCGCGGGCCGGGCCCTGGGCGACCCCGCGCCCTCCACGGCCGTGCTGGTGCTGGGCACCGACGGCAGCCTGGGCGGCCGCGAGTTCGTCTGCGAGGCCGCGCACCCGCTGCGGGCCGCTGCCGCCGAGTGCCGCCTGCGGCTGGGTAAGCCCGAGCCGTCCCCGCCGTGCCACCGTGCCGCGGCGGGGTGGCACCTCCCGGCCGATGGTGTCCCCCCTTGTCGCCGAGCAGAGGTCCCCGAGCTGCAGGCGGAGAGCGAGGTGGCGGTGCTGGAGGGCGGCGAGGCGCAGCTGGCGTGCCGGCATCGCGGCAGCAGCGCCGGTCTCGGTGCCACGGTGGCTTGGTACGACCCAAAGGAGCGGGAGGTGACACCGGGGCTGGCCAAGtaccagctggagcagggagaagAGTGGGTCAACCTCACGGTGCGGGATGCCGAGTGGCTGGGGGACAGCGGGATCTACCGCTGCACCGCCACCAATGCCGTGGGCACCGCCAGCCTCCCCGTGCGCCTCCGCGTGGACCGTGAGTCCTGGGAAGGGCAGGGGTGGGCTGGGGTATCAGGGGTGGCCTGGGGGCATCGAGCCCCTCCTGCCGGGCGCCGTCTCGCCGCAGGGTACCCGGCCCCGCCCAATGTCACCATCAGTAAGCTGCGGTACACGCGGGCGCGCACCGAGGTGCGGCTGGAGTGGCGGACGCAGGGCGCCGGCAACCTCACCGGCTTCGTGGTGCAGCGGCGCCGAACCAAGAAACCCCTCCGGGAGAGCGCCAGCCCCTGGGAAACGGCGGCCGGCGACATCGAGCCGCACTCCCGCGACCGGCGCCTGGGGGGGCTGGACCCCGCGGTGCTCTATGCTTTCCGCGTCCTGGCCGTCAACCACCGCACGGCCGGGCACCCCTCCGAGGTGCAGACGCCAGGTGAAGCGGGCAGGGGCTGCTCCGTGGGGGCAGAGCGAGGGTTGAGCGGAGCAGGGCAGCGTTTCCATCGCGGTGGAGCTGAGGAGCCGAGTGTGAGCAGCCGTCGGCAGGTTTCAGGCACAGGCTCGCACCTCGCCGGGCCTTTCTGGGCTCTGCCCGTCCCTGCTGCCTGCCATGTTCGCTCTGCTCTCTTCCAGCCGAGCCTCCCTTCGAGGCCTACCCGGCGGTGACGGGGGCGGCGGTGGCCGGGATGCTGGTGGCCAGCGCAGCGTCGCTGCTGGCCGTGCACTGCATCGCCCGCCACAGGGACACCCTCCCGCGTGAGTGCGGGGGCTGCTCGGGGCCACAGCCCGGCCCCCGACCCCCGGCCCCCGAACGTGACACCCATCTCCCTCCGCAGGGCTGCACGACCTGCTGTTCCGCCCGTGAGTGCCCAAAGCCTCTGTGCCACCGCCCGTGCCCAACCCCTctgtgccacctcctgtgcccgaacccctctgtgccacctcctgtgccCAAACCCCTCTGTGCCACCGCCCGTGCCCGAACCCCTCTGTGCCACCGCCCGGGCACCAGCgagccccccgtgtccccgcagggccGGGAGCGGAGAGCAGGAGCCCGTGGGCACAGCGGAGGACGCTGAGGGAGCCGCAGGCGGCGAGGAGgaagcagggccagcccagggagACTCGAGTGCCCCCGGTGCAGCACCGGGTGCCgaggcagcaccagcacagggagaGCCGTGTGCCCTGGGCACGGCAGCAGGTACCGGGGCGGGCTGAGGGCAGAGACACCTGCCCTGCTGAACCAGTGCCCACCTgccccactgagccagcacccacctgccccagtgcccacctgCCCCGCTGACCAAGCACCCACTGCCCTACTGACCCAGCATCCACTGCCCCACTGGACCAGCACCCACCTGCCCCGCTGAACCAGCACCCATCCACCCTGCTGACCCAGCACCCACTGCCCCACTAACCCAGCACCCATCTGATAATGCTGAGCCAGCACCCACCTGCCCCAGCACCCACCAACACCCACCTGCCCTGCTGAACCAGCACCCACTGCCCCGCTAAGCCAGCACCCACCTGCCCTGCTGAACCTGCCCCACTGACCCAGCACCCACCCGTGGCTCCCCCACCCCTTGCAGAGCCGCCCTcggcagcaccaggcagcacgGATGACCCGGTTAATGTCACCATCACCGTGACAGCGACACCGTGACCGCTCCTCATTtccctgtcctgctctgtcccGCACCACGGGACGGCAGCACCCACCTGTGCGCCTCGGGCTGGCTGCATTCCCGCACCCGGCTCAGCCCCTccggctcagccccggggctgcAGTTACTGCTGgagctaaaataaatatttaggcTACAATAAATAGTTTCTCACCGATGGCAGGAAAAAAGGCCGAGGGCCGAAGCGCCGCActcagccccagggctggcatCGACTGGGGATGCTGCCTGGGGACTGTGCTGAGCTTCCTGTGGTACAAGAACAGCCACAAAGCTTTTTGTGGGAAGGGGCCTCATCTTCACCCCCAGGCTCCCCAGTATCAGGGCAAACCACAGGAGGTTAAAAACAGTGACTGGAGATGGTTTTTCCCTGCATTGGAGCAGGCACAAAGGGAAGCAGGGTCCAAGGAAAGTGTCAGGCAGTTCCCAGCTTTCCTGAGTCCTCATCCTCTGCTGTGTGTGGACACAAGGGCACCTTGGGccattttctgctgtatttggtTAATAATAACCCATTGGGAAGTATCAAGCCACACAAACCAACCTTGATCACTGCCCACAGAGTATCAATCCCCACATCAGCCATAAAGCAGCATTAATCcctttatcaaaccagccccagaaATACAAACCCCACCCAAACCCCCTGCAAAACCATCACTTCCAAACACAGAACATTCTAGAGGGATAttacagcttctctggaaaacaCAGCATCTTTATCTGACACACCCACAATACAGGGGAGATTCAAGCAAAGTTGTTTAAAACCATGGTTCAATTTCAGTGTTTGGGGAAAACGAAGCAGCCACAGTTAAATCCCAACAACTTGTGGGCCAATCTctgtgggaaaaggggaaaggcttTGCAGCAGATCCTGCAAAAGGAAAATCCAGGCTGGGGGGATGAGATAAACAAAAAGGGAGGAGGGAGATTTGTGATGGCTCTGGGGTATGTGGCAGCCAAAGCCCATGGTGTGCAAAGACATTTGGGATAAGGCAGCTCTAGCTGGGAGGAAGCACAACCCAATAAAAGGGCAAAAGAATAAATATAACCACAAATAATGCAACAGAGAGGCTTTGGGGAGAGCTCAGTGTGGCCTTCAATTACCTGAAGTAGGAGGGAGATTGATTTCTTATACAAGCAGATATACAGGATAAGGGAGAATGGTTTCCCACAgccagagggcaggtttagatgggatattgggaataaattcttccctgggagggtggtgaagccctggcacagggtacccagagcagctgtggctgtcccaagtgcccaaggccaggttgaatggggcttggagcagctgggatggtggaaggtgtccttgcccatggcaggggtgggatgggatgatctttaaggtctcttccaaatcAAACTCTGCTGGGATTCTATGAAAcataaaaaaatcccagcagCCCATGGAGCTGCTGGTACCAAAGCAGATCTCAAGGCTTTCCTCCTCACACAAACACCACTCCCCAAACCctgtggctgctggagctgcaccagcagccctgagctccccagggctttggagagctgcagccaggctggcacagctccctCCCTTCCACACTGGCCAGGGACacgctgctctgggctgcaggtgTCACCCTGGGGTGGCCATCTCTGTAAATTGTGCTTCATTTCTGGGGCTTTGCACTGTGACTCGTGTGAGGGGAGTGCTTTGCAAGCACTGGTCTGGTTTATTTTCTGGGATTAAATCtggaaaggaaaaattaaaacatCCACCCAAGCCCTGCAGTTAAGGTTGCAGCACCTCCATCGTGCTGTGTCCAGGATGGGCAGGTTCCTCacagtgcccagggctgctgggagcTGTTTCACCAGGACTGGTTTCATTTCAGAGCTATCCAAGCTGTCAGTAATCCCTCAAACCAAGAGTTGAACTGGATTTTGTCTTCTGTGAGTGGGAAAGTGAGACAGGCTGGATTTCCACCTGTACTTCTGCAGAAGGGTTATTGAGCACTTAAAGACACAGTCACTGACTCAAGTTCTGCTTCAAGCTGCACAGGACAGACTCAACCAAGGCTCATTTTTCTTACTGATCTTCTTATTTCTTCATCAGGATCTTCCCAGAGAAAGCAAGAGAGGCCAGGAGGTATTCATGGAAAGGAGGGTTCCAGTGCCATGTCACTGAGCTGCCAGGGAGGTGGCAGCTGTTGGTCATTTCAGACCTGCTTAAATCCCTCTCTTGGGCTCCTCAGAAGTGCTTGTCCCACTGGTAAACTGCCATGGAAACACACTCCACATTTCCCATCCTCATTCTTTATATTATTACAATTCTTTTTTATACACATAACCAGGCTAGTTTTGTGGTGTGtgtgggggaagaaaaaaaaaaaaaaccaacaaaaaaaggcatttcaaggcataaataatataaaaaggCAACCATTTTGAAACCAAGATACATTCATATGACACTACTACAAAAAATAAATAGTGACTCTCTCTGTTATAATTAACATCCCCCCGTGACTCCCTTTCAGCGGTGCAGTTCCTGGCCTTGAGTGGGGACACGGTCACTGCCTCAGgtttcctgcagctggagctgacaaagGTCCCCAGAACCATTCAGGGTGACTCTGGATGAACTCCATCCTGGTTTTTCCTTACAGTCCTTGGAAAGAGGCTGAAGAATGAGGGGACTCCAACTCAAAATGTGGTTCGACGTTTCCGAGTGCAGGAAGCTGCTGCCTGCAAAGCAAGAGCAGGGTatgtggttgggttgggtttttcaGATTTTCTGTCAGTTTAACAGAACCACATGCCCCAAAAACTCTTTAATTCCAGTGGGTGATGCTCTTTTGGCTCAGGCTCATTCCCACCATAGCAGGCACAAGCGCAGGGCACAGGCTCTATCCCAGCACAGCACCTGTATGGAACAGCTCAGAGGAGGTTCCAGCACTGGAATAATAAAACCTGCTCTGAGATGAACACAGCTATGAAATAATGCTGAACCTTTAGGATTCATTAGCACGTGGTCACAATTCACAAAACTGCTGCATTCACCCCAAATCAGCAACAGCTCCAGGCATGTGGTGGAAATGGCTCAGTGAGGAGTTCATGGCACCAAGGCCACACTCCTGGTCTGGCACACCCTGCCAGAGCTGTGTCCACCTGAacctcccttcccttcctgccAGAGGAAGCTGCCTGATTTCAGCCCACAAGCAGCAATGATTCCAGGGTGGGATGAGGAACAGGTTCTCTTTCCACCAACAGAGACCGGgtccctccctgtgccagctcctgcctCCAGGGTGGCTCTGGGATGCTTGTGCCCTGTGTCAGGGCCACCGGGTGTGCTGTGAGTGCAGCATCCATCAGTCACAGCCTCCTTATGTGTCAATGAGCCCTTTTGAGAGGCATCAATCACAAGGGCAGGACAGGAGCACGCactggagcagcactgctcccaCTTTCCACGATGGAAAGGCGGGACGCTTCACCTTCCTCCAAGCCGGCTCTTACAGGTGTTTAATTACCGGCTTCCCTGAAGTAAATTAAGCTCCCTACAGAACATTCCCAGCCTCCCAGGCAGGGATATCCCCTGAGGGGTGCCTCACCGTCCATGCAATCCACGGAGAGCTGCTGGCCGATGCCCTCCCGACAGCAGGGACGCTGTGCCGGGGGCTGCTCCGCGCTCtcgccgccctcctcctcctccagcccggCGCTGCACTCGGGGCCGGCCGGGGCCAGGCACATGGCCACCATCACATGGGGGCTCAGGGGCTTCATCTCCACGCCCTCCTGCTGGAAAGGGGCTCCCAGGGGCACCACGGGCAGCGCGCTGCTGCTGAAAGTGCCGTTGGTTTTGGTGAAACACCTGCGGGAGGGACAGAGGGCAACGTTACTCAGAGTGGCTTCTTCTCCCCTTCCTTCTTCCCTCCCCAGCTTTTAAATGTTTTACCATATCAACGATCAGAGCATTTGTCAAATCAGTTTTAAATATATTTGTGAAGCGATTCTGACATTAAGAAAAGgatttagtggtttttttttctcccagcagaCAGCTGAAAACATTCAAAACACGCTCAGTTCCTTCCCCCATCAACTGAGACCCAATGACCTGACTTGGGAGTCCATTTCTCCATCAAAGCAACTCCACAAAACATGTTTTCACTGCCAAGATAAAGAGCTCAAACTTGAAACCCAAGCAGCACACTTAGGTACCTTGAAAAATAAATACTAAGTGTTATTGGAGTGAATGCAAATTAGAAAAATAGATGCAATATAACAAATTTAACCCCCCTGTTCTGCTGTGTAAGTCAGACTGTGGCCCTGTAATACCTGTGTAAAGCTGTGGAACTGAAGTTAAAGTGCTGAATCAATTGTTACAGCTGAGGTATTTAAGCTTTAAACAAAAAGTAGCAGGACTTTGACACACATAGCATTCTGGTATGAGGGAAAACACCTCAGTGTTTGCAGCCCCATGAACAATGTGGCCTCAGGGAACATTTATATAAACAATTCCTAAGAAAGCCATAACTACCCAAAAAATAAAAGGTTCACTTGTGCAGCTACCACAAATTTTGAGAAACTACACATCAAGATGCTCCTTGTTATGTGGTGCAAGACAGAGATGGATCTGCAGATAAATGCATGGAAATAAGGAT
Encoded here:
- the VSIG10L2 gene encoding V-set and immunoglobulin domain-containing protein 10-like 2, with amino-acid sequence MERGRAPPWRGPWILVLLPALAGGQPLAAGEAAYEEWRATGVRGRAVELSCGPAAAAPPAVVFWSFTPQGEGLPRAVAVGSGREVAVAPGTGTLGRVTLRNGTLELRELRVAAQGRFLCQGLFPERGRLRVGYAAVLLRVLVPVSKPFVRPTAAAAAEGAAVALMCTVREGTEPLSFSWQHQEPRGGPSVSPAGLGGSRAELQLTPANRSHTGWYICTASNEVNNRSSDPVYLDIVYGPDEPAIRVEPFSPEQGGFSAGEREDVVLSCLAPSNPPSRYVWLHNGSQVHVGQTYVITAIARAQAGTYTCLAENSHLQTRTQATIVLTVYYPPAGSPSCSALASDDQRDVALRCRWLGGFPPARLRWVGPQEEEEEEEGLMGTSFSMATRIQSGAATRNGSSFSCLASHPALPLGAACGTTLWVPSGSPSCAAAATKGDEFVMLRCRWAGGAPLVTLRWRDSAGRALGDPAPSTAVLVLGTDGSLGGREFVCEAAHPLRAAAAECRLRLEVPELQAESEVAVLEGGEAQLACRHRGSSAGLGATVAWYDPKEREVTPGLAKYQLEQGEEWVNLTVRDAEWLGDSGIYRCTATNAVGTASLPVRLRVDRYPAPPNVTISKLRYTRARTEVRLEWRTQGAGNLTGFVVQRRRTKKPLRESASPWETAAGDIEPHSRDRRLGGLDPAVLYAFRVLAVNHRTAGHPSEVQTPAEPPFEAYPAVTGAAVAGMLVASAASLLAVHCIARHRDTLPRLHDLLFRPAGSGEQEPVGTAEDAEGAAGGEEEAGPAQGDSSAPGAAPGAEAAPAQGEPCALGTAAEPPSAAPGSTDDPVNVTITVTATP